A stretch of Lactuca sativa cultivar Salinas chromosome 6, Lsat_Salinas_v11, whole genome shotgun sequence DNA encodes these proteins:
- the LOC111918824 gene encoding uncharacterized protein LOC111918824, with protein MTIDKSWIRENQMSSKYLKGLKNFMKIAEKHVNSKGKVRCPCKTCVNSYRHVLPTVYAHLHDIGFLETYTTWIHHGEKHVGSSDLSYNSTPRTNIPVNTPTSNEMFDVIDDVMAEQNTNEENIDEEGRGIGPKFDDLFEELNTKLYPECSDMSALNFLAKLLHIKVINRWTNSSFDQLVEFLRVAFPKSKIPASHYEAKKKLRKIGLGYQSIHACKNDCALFWKENGSMQNCPICKESRWVDTTTKGKKVPQKVLRYFPLTPRLRRMYSSRFTTKDMSWHNTRRSIDGMMYHPVVV; from the coding sequence ATGACGATCGATAAGAGTTGGATTAGAGAGAACCAAATGTCTTCAAAATACTTGAAAGGTCTTAAAAACTTTATGAAGATTGCTGAGAAACATGTCAACTCCAAAGGCAAAGTGCGGTGCCCGTGCAAAACGTGTGTGAATTCGTATCGACATGTTTTGCCTACGGTTTATGCCCACTTACATGACATTGGGTTTCTAGAAACATATACTACGTGGATTCATCACGGTGAGAAACATGTCGGTTCTTCGGATTTAAGCTACAATTCGACTCCAAGAACAAACATTCCAGTAAACACACCCACAAGTAATGAGATGTTTGATGTAATTGATGATGTTATGGCGGAACAAAATACAAATGAAGAAAATATAGACGAGGAGGGGCGAGGTATAGGCCCGAaatttgatgatttgtttgaggaGCTCAATACCAAGTTATACCCTGAATGTAGCGATATGTCTGCCTTAAACTTTTTGGCAAAGTTGTTGCATATTAAAGTGATCAATAGATGGACAAATAGTTCGTTTGATCAACTTGTAGAGTTTCTAAGAGTTGCTTTCCCGAAGAGCAAGATTCCAGCTTCACACTATGAAGCTAAAAAGAAGTTGAGAAAGATAGGGTTAGGATATCAATCGATCCACGCTTGCAAAAATGATTGTGCTTTGTTTTGGAAGGAGAACGGTTCCATGCAAAATTGCCCGATTTGTAAGGAGAGTAGATGGGTGGACACAACTACAAAGGGGAAGAAAGTACCACAAAAAGTGTTGCGATACTTTCCTTTGACTCCAAGACTTCGACGAATGTATAGCTCCAGATTCACAACTAAAGATATGAGTTGGCATAATACTAGACGCTCAATAGATGGTATGATGTATCATCCGGTTGTGGTCTGA